The Aureimonas mangrovi genome includes a region encoding these proteins:
- the secB gene encoding protein-export chaperone SecB — protein MSDTANTPNGAQANGGAPASATPAKAPSVNILAQYIKDLSFESPKAPAALRTQTKSPAINIGVNVAANPVAGTENEYDVKLTLNARAGEGDDTLFHAELVYGGVFRLTNLSKEHVLPVLFIECPRLLFPFARQIIADVSRNGGFPPLMIDPIDFTALFQQRLAEERAKAQVQPSANA, from the coding sequence ATGTCCGACACCGCGAACACGCCGAACGGCGCGCAGGCCAACGGCGGGGCTCCGGCGTCCGCCACGCCGGCCAAGGCGCCCTCCGTCAACATCCTCGCGCAGTACATCAAGGATTTGTCCTTCGAGAGCCCGAAGGCGCCCGCCGCCCTGCGCACGCAGACGAAGTCTCCCGCGATCAACATCGGCGTCAACGTCGCCGCCAATCCGGTCGCAGGCACCGAGAACGAATACGACGTCAAGCTCACGCTGAACGCGCGGGCGGGCGAGGGCGACGACACGCTCTTCCACGCCGAGCTCGTCTATGGCGGCGTCTTCCGCCTGACCAACCTGTCGAAGGAGCACGTGCTGCCGGTGCTCTTCATCGAGTGCCCGCGCCTGCTCTTCCCCTTCGCGCGCCAGATCATCGCCGACGTTTCGCGCAATGGCGGCTTCCCGCCGCTGATGATCGACCCGATCGACTTCACGGCACTGTTCCAGCAGCGGCTGGCAGAGGAGCGCGCCAAGGCGCAGGTCCAGCCGAGCGCCAACGCCTGA